Proteins encoded by one window of Candidatus Bathyarchaeota archaeon:
- a CDS encoding Mut7-C RNAse domain-containing protein — protein MKFLADGMLGKLTRWLRMIGQDVTYSTKFSDSELLELAKTEQRALLTKDFQLYKRAIARGLDAFYVEGKTESERLAEISKRYGVPLKIDMDRSHCPVCNSKLEAVTKEQVAGEVEKNTYKHYDKFWKCQNCGQIFWQGAHWKKIGQTLTEAQQKSSGSSEGTRRS, from the coding sequence GTGAAGTTTCTTGCCGATGGCATGCTGGGGAAGTTGACGCGTTGGCTTAGGATGATTGGACAAGACGTAACCTACTCTACTAAGTTTAGCGACAGTGAGCTTTTGGAGTTGGCGAAAACAGAACAGCGTGCTTTGTTGACGAAGGATTTCCAGCTCTACAAACGCGCCATCGCGAGAGGTTTGGATGCCTTTTATGTTGAGGGCAAAACGGAATCAGAGCGGCTCGCAGAAATCTCCAAGCGTTACGGGGTACCGTTAAAGATTGACATGGACAGGTCGCATTGTCCCGTGTGCAACAGCAAACTCGAAGCAGTCACCAAAGAGCAGGTTGCTGGCGAAGTAGAAAAAAACACGTACAAGCACTATGACAAGTTCTGGAAGTGCCAAAACTGTGGACAAATCTTCTGGCAAGGCGCACACTGGAAAAAAATCGGGCAGACACTAACAGAGGCACAACAAAAGAGCTCTGGTTCTAGCGAGGGCACCAGACGGTCTTGA
- a CDS encoding DUF996 domain-containing protein translates to MATTFEYSKTLAMEGSILLLLGLIPYVGWALGIVGVILLLRAMREFSNFYQDNSIYQNSLTGVKYYIIALIALAVSAASFVVGFVFTDFTTVLTVGNALGIALGVIFIIVAFVFYVLAATNLRKTFSTLAQKTGEHSFETAGALLWVGSILTIIVVGLLLILIAWIFAIVGFFAMKSPYYTPQPYANNSPPTQPPVAPTQTANHNSTAVHQ, encoded by the coding sequence TTGGCAACAACTTTCGAATATAGTAAAACGTTGGCAATGGAAGGCTCAATACTGCTATTACTCGGTTTGATTCCTTATGTTGGTTGGGCGCTTGGCATCGTAGGCGTCATCCTGCTGCTTCGCGCCATGAGAGAGTTCTCTAATTTCTACCAAGACAACAGCATCTACCAGAACTCGCTAACAGGCGTCAAATACTACATAATTGCCTTAATCGCGCTTGCTGTCTCTGCTGCTAGTTTCGTGGTTGGCTTCGTATTCACTGACTTCACAACCGTGCTTACCGTTGGCAACGCACTTGGAATAGCACTCGGAGTCATATTCATAATCGTCGCTTTCGTGTTCTACGTTCTTGCGGCTACGAACCTGAGAAAAACTTTCAGCACCCTTGCACAGAAAACAGGCGAACACTCGTTTGAAACTGCAGGTGCCCTACTCTGGGTTGGCTCTATCCTAACAATAATCGTGGTCGGCTTACTGCTGATACTAATCGCTTGGATATTCGCAATAGTCGGCTTCTTCGCCATGAAATCACCATACTATACGCCACAACCTTATGCAAACAATTCGCCACCAACACAACCACCAGTAGCACCAACACAAACAGCAAATCACAACTCAACTGCGGTACACCAGTAA
- a CDS encoding DUF4365 domain-containing protein: protein MFWVQAKETQHFDECWSEYVEKDTIRFWLRQLSPVFLLLLETNSGNCYWLSVEECRNDWTSKLADTNKSIEVTITRKCLLKRNGANTEFIKRVKDDTVLANANYGIPHMIGDGYVRSIPLLWLSKQAELNVRYRVRLGLDYLIGDCILKGNLQGAYEFGRLLTEFDRGHYDHFLLLARVCDQLGRYAEARDNYNIAIGICKDDPNWNKLKKPEDPTIEEVIYRIEKELATLKAKRAQSSSKK from the coding sequence ATTTTTTGGGTTCAAGCTAAGGAAACGCAACACTTTGATGAATGTTGGAGTGAATACGTTGAAAAAGATACAATTAGGTTCTGGTTGAGGCAATTATCGCCTGTTTTTCTGTTGTTATTGGAAACCAATAGTGGAAACTGCTATTGGTTGTCTGTCGAAGAATGCCGGAATGACTGGACAAGTAAACTTGCTGATACAAATAAAAGCATAGAAGTTACAATAACTCGAAAATGCCTCTTAAAGAGAAACGGTGCAAACACCGAATTTATCAAGAGAGTTAAAGACGATACAGTTTTGGCGAATGCTAACTATGGTATACCCCATATGATAGGCGATGGATATGTTCGGTCTATACCCCTATTGTGGCTCTCAAAGCAAGCTGAACTAAATGTGCGATACAGAGTAAGACTTGGTCTTGACTATTTAATTGGCGATTGTATCCTAAAAGGAAACCTTCAAGGAGCATATGAATTCGGTCGACTCTTAACAGAATTTGACAGGGGACACTATGACCATTTCCTTCTTCTCGCTCGGGTCTGTGACCAATTAGGCAGATATGCGGAAGCTAGAGACAATTATAATATTGCGATTGGAATATGTAAGGATGACCCCAATTGGAATAAGCTAAAGAAGCCCGAAGACCCAACAATTGAAGAAGTCATTTATAGGATAGAAAAAGAGCTCGCTACACTTAAAGCGAAGAGAGCCCAAAGCAGTAGCAAGAAATAA
- a CDS encoding CBS domain-containing protein, translating to MSEIGLRTKMLVKDVMSSPVFTVNEDETANKAADMMAKDDLGCVIVTNKAGKSIGIITERDLVIRVVAKNLRPDTMKAKDIMTTPLVTIEPDATISDAARRMTRLDIRRLGVMYKGSLVGIISSKDVLGVMPELIEIMQERVRIEGAAHTEETEEAPLSGYCDRCNAYSESLKERNGQNICDECRIELEQEK from the coding sequence ATGTCTGAAATTGGTTTGAGAACTAAAATGCTCGTGAAAGACGTGATGAGTAGCCCAGTCTTTACTGTTAATGAAGATGAAACGGCAAATAAAGCGGCTGATATGATGGCGAAAGATGATTTAGGCTGCGTAATCGTCACCAATAAGGCTGGAAAATCTATCGGAATTATAACTGAGCGTGACCTCGTCATCAGGGTTGTGGCTAAGAATTTGAGGCCTGACACTATGAAGGCGAAGGATATTATGACTACTCCGCTTGTTACCATTGAGCCTGATGCCACGATAAGTGATGCGGCGCGAAGAATGACGCGACTAGATATTAGACGACTTGGCGTGATGTATAAGGGTAGCTTGGTTGGGATAATTTCAAGCAAAGACGTTTTAGGCGTTATGCCTGAGTTGATTGAAATTATGCAGGAACGCGTGCGCATCGAAGGCGCGGCGCATACCGAGGAGACGGAGGAGGCTCCACTTTCAGGTTACTGTGACCGTTGCAACGCTTACTCTGAGAGCCTAAAAGAACGCAACGGGCAAAACATCTGTGACGAATGCCGCATAGAACTTGAACAGGAAAAGTAA
- a CDS encoding PIN domain-containing protein, with amino-acid sequence MTNRRLYDTRFFAESFYTSDQQLAKKLREEFKSVNERLVSSLTIHEIYRIVLRKEGKTVATLRSSTIQRDFQVIDVDYQIAVKSAEIRSNHPMPMADSVIAATAQLEGCPLFSDDAHFKRIENLKTVWCPR; translated from the coding sequence ATGACGAATAGGCGCCTCTATGACACCCGCTTCTTTGCAGAATCTTTTTATACATCTGACCAGCAATTAGCAAAAAAACTCAGGGAAGAGTTCAAATCAGTGAATGAACGGTTGGTGTCCTCGCTAACAATCCATGAGATATACCGAATCGTTTTAAGAAAGGAAGGCAAAACTGTTGCAACATTAAGAAGTAGCACTATTCAGAGAGACTTCCAAGTTATCGATGTTGATTACCAAATCGCCGTAAAGAGCGCCGAAATAAGAAGCAATCATCCGATGCCGATGGCTGACAGTGTTATTGCAGCAACCGCACAGCTTGAGGGATGCCCTCTTTTTTCAGATGACGCTCACTTTAAGCGCATTGAAAACCTCAAGACCGTCTGGTGCCCTCGCTAG
- the albA gene encoding DNA-binding protein Alba, translating into MAENADVIFVGNKPPMSYVLAIITSLSSGKLNEITLKARGQAITTAVDVAEIARNRFIKDLKVSKIAIGTAEMPPREGENKSRMVSTMEITLVKK; encoded by the coding sequence ATGGCTGAAAATGCAGATGTAATCTTCGTCGGAAACAAACCTCCAATGAGCTATGTTCTGGCAATCATAACAAGCCTCTCTTCAGGCAAACTGAATGAAATAACCTTAAAAGCAAGAGGCCAAGCAATCACCACCGCTGTCGACGTCGCCGAGATCGCAAGAAACCGCTTCATTAAAGACCTCAAAGTTAGCAAGATTGCTATTGGAACAGCAGAAATGCCGCCTCGCGAGGGAGAGAATAAGTCCAGAATGGTTTCCACGATGGAGATAACGCTGGTCAAAAAGTAA
- a CDS encoding AbrB/MazE/SpoVT family DNA-binding domain-containing protein produces MTVEEVVVTRKGQVTIPVKIRRKFNISENSKVQILEEDGKIVIKKQPSFLDLIGSGVGKATVEEVKKMLDEMRAEDDE; encoded by the coding sequence ATGACTGTGGAAGAAGTTGTAGTTACAAGAAAAGGACAAGTAACCATACCTGTTAAGATTAGAAGAAAATTCAACATAAGCGAAAACTCTAAAGTGCAAATCCTTGAGGAAGACGGCAAGATAGTCATAAAAAAGCAGCCGAGCTTTCTGGATTTAATAGGGAGCGGTGTGGGTAAAGCCACCGTTGAAGAAGTAAAGAAGATGCTTGATGAAATGAGGGCAGAAGATGACGAATAG
- a CDS encoding dihydroorotase family protein, protein MIVDSVLTNAKAYLNGQIVDCCIAINEGIIHKIGKETQMPKADEKTDLRNLLVLPGLIDEHVHLRDEGKAYKEDFISGTAAAAAGGFTTVLDMPNNEPVTMSAEALRNRKRVAQRKILVNVGFYSEFPVDLGEVQNIVGEGAIGFKLFMGCQIGGLNIDDDSALQEGFRAVAGSKMLVAVHAEDKMMLLTNEEQLKRNKKVSTADFLRAHTEVAELIAVERLLRLSAETGAHLHFCHVSTKEGLEAIAKAKKSGRQVTCEITPNHLMLSSDDYARYGQMAIMAPPLRSKDNVDALWRGLEDGTVDALGSDHAPHAQSEKSASSVWDVKVGVVGLETTLPLMLTMVRKNRLSLSQVVSLLAEKPAEIFGLTNLGRLEQGKNADLTVVDFNCQFKIYASKFKSKAKFSPYNGWEVWGKPMKTIVNGQLVMDEGEIVAKAGSGRVVRRGTA, encoded by the coding sequence TTGATTGTTGATTCTGTCCTCACCAACGCCAAAGCGTACCTAAACGGGCAAATTGTTGACTGTTGCATAGCCATCAACGAAGGCATAATTCATAAAATCGGCAAAGAAACCCAGATGCCAAAAGCTGACGAGAAAACTGACCTGCGCAACCTCCTGGTTTTGCCTGGGTTGATTGATGAGCATGTGCATCTGCGGGATGAGGGCAAAGCCTACAAAGAAGACTTCATTTCAGGAACTGCTGCGGCTGCGGCTGGTGGCTTCACAACGGTTTTGGATATGCCAAATAATGAGCCTGTCACTATGAGCGCTGAGGCATTGCGGAACCGCAAGCGGGTGGCGCAGAGGAAGATTTTGGTTAATGTTGGGTTTTACTCGGAATTTCCAGTGGACTTGGGTGAAGTACAGAACATTGTTGGGGAAGGCGCGATTGGGTTTAAGCTGTTTATGGGTTGCCAAATTGGCGGATTGAACATAGATGACGATAGTGCCTTGCAAGAAGGTTTCAGGGCGGTTGCTGGTTCTAAGATGCTTGTGGCTGTTCACGCTGAAGATAAAATGATGCTTTTGACAAATGAGGAGCAGCTAAAGCGAAACAAAAAAGTCAGCACTGCCGATTTCTTGAGGGCGCACACAGAGGTTGCTGAGTTGATAGCTGTCGAACGGTTATTGAGATTGAGTGCAGAGACGGGCGCACACTTGCATTTTTGTCATGTGTCAACTAAAGAGGGCTTAGAAGCCATTGCTAAAGCAAAAAAATCAGGTCGCCAAGTAACCTGTGAGATTACACCAAACCACCTCATGCTGTCAAGTGACGATTACGCTCGTTATGGGCAGATGGCGATTATGGCTCCACCGCTCCGCAGCAAAGACAACGTTGACGCACTCTGGCGCGGGTTAGAGGACGGCACTGTTGACGCTTTGGGTTCTGACCATGCCCCCCACGCTCAAAGCGAGAAGTCAGCCAGTAGCGTTTGGGACGTGAAGGTTGGCGTTGTCGGGTTGGAAACGACTTTGCCGTTGATGTTGACTATGGTTAGGAAGAATCGGCTGTCTCTGTCTCAGGTGGTTTCGCTTTTGGCTGAGAAGCCCGCGGAAATCTTCGGCTTGACAAATTTGGGACGTTTAGAGCAGGGCAAAAACGCAGACTTAACCGTTGTTGATTTTAACTGCCAATTCAAGATTTACGCTTCCAAATTCAAGTCTAAAGCCAAGTTCTCGCCCTACAACGGCTGGGAAGTCTGGGGCAAACCAATGAAAACCATCGTGAACGGGCAGTTAGTCATGGACGAGGGCGAAATTGTTGCTAAGGCAGGCAGTGGCAGAGTGGTTCGGAGAGGCACCGCGTGA
- a CDS encoding 30S ribosomal protein S26e produces the protein MPFKRKSRGRSKGSKGSSTLVQCVNCGSMVPRDKAKKSTRRVSFVEPQLAKELRQKGTFLASWVDTKYYCISCAVHRGIVKVRAENERHNKYRRRRY, from the coding sequence GTGCCGTTTAAGCGAAAAAGCCGAGGAAGATCAAAAGGAAGCAAAGGAAGCAGTACGCTTGTTCAATGTGTAAACTGTGGGTCTATGGTGCCGCGTGATAAGGCAAAGAAATCCACCCGTCGGGTGTCGTTCGTTGAGCCTCAATTAGCCAAAGAACTGAGGCAAAAAGGCACATTTTTGGCTTCATGGGTTGACACAAAATACTACTGTATCTCATGCGCCGTTCACCGCGGCATAGTTAAAGTTAGAGCGGAAAACGAGCGCCACAACAAGTATAGGCGAAGACGCTACTAA
- a CDS encoding DUF4438 domain-containing protein translates to MLKTNAEKLIKISVVGEVASPTMRQPYNVSATGNPVVLPGVGGITYNLRVGDKACGWEADHVEPGVSVENKENDSRSGQAANTALNVLSCVGNQATVATGDAKGAKGVVTGKHGGIEHVLVDFPPEVLDKLLPGDKILIKAYGTGLKLLDFPGIKVLNADPKLLEAWNPKPNGDKLEVPVTHVIPAAIMGSGLGANQVNSGDYDIQLFDQTIIDQYGLESLRLGDLVAIIDADHSYGRIFRQGAISVGVVVHTNCVTAGHGPGVTTLMTSPTGKIIPQLNGKANVASLLKLRADI, encoded by the coding sequence ATGCTCAAAACAAACGCTGAAAAACTCATAAAAATCTCCGTCGTTGGCGAAGTTGCAAGCCCAACCATGCGTCAACCCTACAATGTCTCAGCAACAGGCAACCCAGTTGTGTTGCCGGGAGTAGGCGGCATAACCTACAACCTAAGAGTCGGTGACAAAGCATGCGGATGGGAAGCAGACCACGTTGAACCAGGCGTCAGCGTCGAAAACAAAGAAAACGACTCGCGCTCAGGTCAAGCCGCCAACACAGCCCTCAACGTGCTCTCATGCGTGGGCAACCAAGCGACCGTAGCCACAGGCGACGCGAAAGGAGCCAAAGGCGTAGTTACAGGCAAACATGGCGGAATCGAACATGTACTCGTAGACTTCCCGCCCGAAGTTTTAGACAAACTCCTGCCGGGCGACAAAATCCTCATAAAAGCCTATGGTACCGGACTCAAACTCTTGGATTTCCCAGGCATAAAAGTCCTAAACGCAGACCCAAAACTGCTAGAAGCCTGGAACCCCAAACCCAACGGCGACAAACTTGAAGTGCCAGTTACGCATGTTATTCCAGCAGCAATCATGGGCTCAGGTTTAGGCGCAAACCAAGTCAACTCAGGAGACTACGACATCCAACTTTTCGACCAAACCATCATTGACCAGTACGGATTGGAGAGTTTGCGTTTGGGCGATTTAGTAGCAATCATTGACGCTGACCACTCGTACGGCAGAATCTTCCGCCAAGGCGCAATCTCAGTAGGTGTTGTCGTGCATACGAACTGTGTCACGGCAGGTCACGGTCCAGGCGTAACAACATTGATGACTTCGCCTACAGGCAAGATTATTCCGCAGCTAAATGGAAAAGCAAACGTGGCTTCTCTGCTCAAGCTAAGAGCAGATATATAA
- the serS gene encoding serine--tRNA ligase — MLDIKLIRENPELVKSNLAKRGNPEVLAMLEELIAADKQWRANLTALNDLRHDRKQVTIEIAKLKKAGKEATAELQKAQECDKKITLLEKQVTEQEAQTRDYLMRLPNLLDDSVPLGTDSSGNVEVKTWGTIPQFSFPVKNHIDLALDLDLIDMERAGKVSGARFFYLKNDVARLDMALMSFAIEELTKKGYTPTIPPYLMKREAYEGVTALADFADVLYKVENEDLYLIATSEHPMAAMLMNETLKEADMPIKLAGISTCFRKEAGAHGKDTRGIFRTHQFNKIEQFIFCKPEDSAKLHEELLQNAEELLQKIGLPYRVVNVCTGDIGTVAAKKYDIEAWMPAQNGYREVVSCSNCTDYQARRLGVRYREKEGAPPKGFVHTLNSTAIATGRTIVAILENNQNEDGTINIPEALRKYMGNTEKICRKR; from the coding sequence ATGTTAGATATCAAGCTTATCCGTGAAAACCCTGAACTGGTCAAATCTAATTTAGCTAAGCGCGGCAACCCTGAAGTTCTAGCCATGCTTGAAGAATTGATTGCTGCTGACAAGCAATGGCGTGCAAACCTAACCGCCCTAAACGATTTGCGCCACGATAGAAAGCAAGTAACCATAGAGATTGCCAAACTTAAAAAAGCAGGGAAAGAAGCCACTGCTGAACTCCAGAAAGCCCAAGAATGCGACAAGAAAATCACGTTGCTTGAAAAGCAGGTAACCGAGCAAGAAGCACAGACCCGCGATTATCTGATGCGGTTGCCAAACTTGCTGGATGATTCCGTTCCGCTGGGAACCGATTCAAGCGGCAATGTGGAAGTGAAAACATGGGGGACTATTCCACAGTTTAGTTTTCCAGTAAAAAACCACATTGATTTGGCGTTAGATTTAGATTTAATCGATATGGAGCGGGCAGGCAAAGTTTCTGGAGCAAGGTTCTTCTACCTTAAAAACGATGTAGCACGCTTAGACATGGCGTTGATGAGCTTTGCCATTGAGGAACTAACAAAGAAAGGCTACACTCCAACCATACCACCGTATTTGATGAAGCGCGAAGCATACGAAGGCGTAACTGCTCTGGCAGACTTCGCTGATGTGCTCTACAAGGTAGAAAACGAAGACCTCTACCTTATCGCAACCTCGGAGCACCCTATGGCAGCCATGCTCATGAACGAAACCCTCAAAGAAGCAGACATGCCCATCAAACTCGCAGGCATAAGCACTTGTTTCCGCAAAGAAGCAGGCGCACACGGCAAAGACACACGAGGCATATTCCGCACACACCAATTCAACAAAATAGAACAATTCATCTTCTGCAAACCTGAAGACTCAGCAAAACTCCATGAGGAACTTTTGCAAAACGCTGAGGAACTGCTCCAAAAAATCGGCTTACCGTACCGTGTAGTGAACGTTTGCACAGGAGACATAGGCACGGTTGCAGCCAAAAAATACGACATAGAAGCGTGGATGCCAGCCCAAAACGGTTACCGAGAAGTTGTCTCATGCAGCAACTGCACTGACTACCAAGCAAGGAGGCTTGGAGTTCGCTACCGAGAAAAAGAAGGCGCGCCGCCAAAAGGCTTTGTTCACACGCTTAATTCCACAGCCATTGCCACTGGCAGAACCATTGTAGCCATCTTGGAGAACAATCAGAATGAAGATGGAACCATAAATATACCTGAAGCGCTCAGAAAGTACATGGGGAACACAGAAAAAATCTGCCGAAAACGGTAA
- a CDS encoding CDP-alcohol phosphatidyltransferase family protein — protein sequence MLTKLKQRIQQMLTTEAKIAHKLGLTPNRISIIGFVLAIASAITYALVSTQSPWLLLLATFFLLASGFSDALDGIVARTFKQTTAFGGFFDSVLDRYADVLVFSGIIIASLTNDVFNHFWTLLIGLAALSGSVLVSYTRARAEAAGIKMESVGLAERAERMLILAATSIVAYFYMPAFLYGIALIAILANLTVVQRLLHVYKILKKET from the coding sequence GTGCTAACCAAACTTAAACAAAGAATCCAGCAAATGCTGACAACCGAAGCCAAAATCGCACATAAACTAGGCTTAACGCCTAACCGCATCAGCATAATCGGCTTTGTTCTTGCTATAGCATCAGCCATCACGTATGCCTTGGTGTCCACCCAGTCACCGTGGCTTTTGCTCTTGGCTACGTTTTTTTTGCTTGCCTCTGGCTTTAGTGATGCTTTAGACGGCATAGTTGCCCGAACGTTCAAGCAAACAACAGCTTTTGGAGGTTTCTTTGATTCTGTCCTCGACAGGTATGCTGATGTACTAGTATTCTCTGGAATAATCATCGCTAGTTTAACCAACGACGTCTTTAACCATTTTTGGACCCTTCTCATTGGTTTAGCGGCGCTTTCAGGTTCTGTTCTTGTGAGTTATACTCGTGCAAGAGCTGAAGCGGCGGGAATAAAAATGGAGTCAGTTGGTCTAGCTGAACGGGCAGAACGTATGCTAATCCTAGCGGCTACCAGCATAGTTGCGTATTTCTATATGCCAGCATTCCTTTATGGAATAGCCTTGATAGCGATTCTCGCAAACCTGACCGTAGTGCAGAGACTGCTACATGTTTATAAAATCTTAAAGAAAGAAACGTAG